CTAATAATACTCTGTAAACACCTTTGTAAACCCCTTTATGAGGAGGAATTGATTGACCGGCAGATAAAACAGAGAACATGGCAGAACTCATTCCGTGAATATTTTTTAATAGTTCCGTTGTTTTAGGGCATTGGTTTGTGTTATCGACTAACTCATTTCCATATATAAACAATAAAAAAGATCTCCAGGATTTATTTTTTACCAAAGGCTTTTGCTCAGTGAAAAATTCATCTACGCCGGGCATTTCATTCTCACTTAATAGTTTTTCAAGCTCATGATATATATCTTCATAATTTATTTCTAATTCCTTGAGCCCTTTTATTGAATACGGGTTATTTTCTGTAGTATTTTTAGAAAATTTTTCAACTAAGTAGGTGAATACTGCAAGAATAAACTTTCCGGTTCTTTCAATAATTTTATAAAAAAATGTATTCTTGTTCATGTATCGTATAAGTGGTTACTACAAAAGTATAAATTATACGCTCATTGTTTGTATAAAATTCATGAATGGATCTTTCAATAGTTATCCCCACCTACAATAGTGAATTATATATTCAGCAAACATTAAAACACTTAATACAATTACCCCTTTTAATTAGTGAAAAGGTAGAAATAATTATTGTAGATGACGGAAGTACGGATAAA
The Chitinophagaceae bacterium genome window above contains:
- a CDS encoding aspartyl/asparaginyl beta-hydroxylase domain-containing protein translates to MNKNTFFYKIIERTGKFILAVFTYLVEKFSKNTTENNPYSIKGLKELEINYEDIYHELEKLLSENEMPGVDEFFTEQKPLVKNKSWRSFLLFIYGNELVDNTNQCPKTTELLKNIHGMSSAMFSVLSAGQSIPPHKGVYKGVYRVLLGLKIPPDSEELCYLQVEDKKMNWEKGKIMLFDDTKLHSAHNYTNQDRVVLFIDVVRPLPFPLNILNFILFYILSNAPYIKEAVYNYKKFGNHKVRKFKIAF